One Spinacia oleracea cultivar Varoflay chromosome 4, BTI_SOV_V1, whole genome shotgun sequence DNA segment encodes these proteins:
- the LOC130459668 gene encoding uncharacterized protein — translation MCPEMISATMLKSDADRILLYMTRSMSALSSKTFILCPYYEKSHWMLLVLCLSKREVYIFDSQQKKRNLRIKEPLNNAFRSYKRLGGQSKGTKLTWIPAQCAQQPGSLDCGYYVMRFMYDIIMNHGNSQDLTKDFSRTLPYSPEEINEVKDFWADYFMNNVEFLA, via the exons atgtgcccggagatgatctcggccaccatgttaaagtccgatgcagatcgaattctattgtacatgacgaggtccatgagtgcacttagttctaagacattcatcttatgtccatactacgaaaa gagtcactggatgcttttagttctttgcttatctaaacgtgaggtctacatatttgattctcaacagaagaagagaaatttgaggattaaggagccactaaacaa tgcttttcggagttacaagagactaggtggacaatctaagggaactaaattaacatggattccagcacag tgtgctcaacaaccgggatcactagattgtggctactacgtcatgcgttttatgtacgacataataatgaatcatggtaatagtcaagatcttactaag gatttttcaagaacattgccctattcaccggaggagattaatgaggtgaaagatttttgggcagattacttcatgaacaatgtcgaatttttagcttaa